In Picosynechococcus sp. PCC 7002, the following are encoded in one genomic region:
- the rnc gene encoding ribonuclease III codes for MTSLPPFQRSPLLLQALTHRSFANEQPETIQDNERLEFLGDAVLKFIMGKLLYERYPDFQEGELSRLRASLENNRHQLAEFAQVLGLDQILRLGKGAEKEGARQNPEILSNTFEAVVGAYFLDAGIEAAIAFVETLVIPVADRLVQQPSDPLAQNFKGQLQEWALANHGEIPKYKTLNESGADHAKTFTVAVYLQGQEWGRGQAASKKQAQKAAAQVALQKLTPSSVPTEPSPKPPATDDRFALLQALATQITPRQSP; via the coding sequence ATGACAAGCTTGCCTCCCTTTCAGCGATCGCCTCTTCTGTTACAGGCGTTGACCCACCGCTCCTTTGCCAACGAACAACCAGAGACAATCCAAGACAATGAGCGCCTGGAATTTTTAGGCGATGCGGTGCTCAAGTTCATCATGGGAAAGCTACTGTACGAGCGTTATCCTGACTTTCAAGAAGGGGAACTGAGCCGACTGCGGGCCAGTTTAGAAAATAATCGCCACCAATTGGCTGAATTTGCCCAGGTGTTGGGTCTCGATCAGATCTTGCGCCTCGGCAAAGGGGCCGAAAAGGAAGGGGCCAGGCAAAACCCAGAAATTTTAAGTAATACCTTTGAGGCGGTCGTCGGGGCTTACTTTTTAGATGCGGGGATCGAAGCGGCGATCGCCTTTGTCGAAACCTTAGTCATTCCCGTGGCCGATCGCCTCGTGCAACAACCAAGCGATCCCCTCGCCCAAAATTTCAAAGGCCAATTGCAAGAGTGGGCCCTAGCAAACCACGGTGAAATTCCGAAATACAAAACCCTAAATGAATCCGGGGCCGACCATGCAAAAACTTTTACGGTGGCGGTTTATCTCCAAGGACAGGAATGGGGCCGGGGTCAAGCGGCCTCGAAGAAGCAAGCCCAAAAAGCCGCAGCCCAGGTTGCTTTACAAAAATTAACCCCTTCATCAGTGCCCACCGAGCCGTCTCCTAAACCACCTGCAACAGATGATCGTTTTGCCCTCCTCCAAGCCCTTGCCACCCAAATCACCCCGCGCCAATCCCCTTAA
- a CDS encoding NAD(P)H-quinone oxidoreductase subunit H, which produces MTRIETRTEPMVINMGPHHPSMHGVLRLIVTLDGEDVVDCEPVIGYLHRGMEKIAENRTNVMYVPYVSRWDYAAGMFNEAITVNAPEKLADIEVPKRAQYIRVIMLELNRIANHLLWLGPFLADVGAQTPFFYIFREREMIYDLWEAATGMRLINNNYFRIGGVAVDLPYGWNDKCLDFCDYFDPKVDEYEKLITNNPIFRRRVEGVGTITRDEAINWSLSGPMLRASGVKWDLRKVDHYECYDDFDWDVQWETAGDCFARYLVRIREMRESVKIIRQALKGMPGGAYENLEAKRMLEGKKSEWNDFDYQYIAKKVAPTFKIPDGEHYVRLESGKGEVGIFIQGNNNVFPWRWKIRSADFNNLQILPHLLKGVKVADIMAILGSIDVIMGSVDR; this is translated from the coding sequence ATGACAAGAATTGAAACTCGTACCGAACCTATGGTGATTAACATGGGGCCTCACCACCCCTCCATGCACGGCGTATTACGCTTGATCGTCACCCTTGACGGGGAAGACGTCGTTGATTGCGAACCCGTCATCGGCTATCTGCATCGGGGTATGGAAAAAATTGCCGAAAATCGCACCAATGTCATGTATGTCCCCTATGTGAGTCGTTGGGACTACGCCGCAGGGATGTTTAACGAAGCGATCACCGTTAATGCCCCCGAAAAACTCGCCGATATCGAAGTGCCGAAGCGCGCCCAATATATCCGCGTGATCATGCTGGAGCTGAACCGCATTGCCAATCACCTCCTTTGGCTTGGCCCCTTCCTCGCGGATGTCGGTGCCCAGACACCTTTCTTCTACATCTTCCGGGAACGGGAAATGATCTATGACCTGTGGGAAGCCGCCACCGGGATGCGCCTAATCAACAACAACTATTTCCGCATTGGTGGTGTAGCTGTCGATCTTCCCTACGGTTGGAACGATAAATGTTTAGATTTTTGCGACTATTTCGATCCCAAAGTTGATGAATACGAAAAACTAATCACCAATAACCCCATTTTCCGCCGCCGGGTAGAAGGGGTCGGCACGATCACCCGCGATGAAGCGATCAACTGGAGTCTGTCAGGGCCAATGTTGCGGGCCTCTGGGGTGAAATGGGATCTCCGCAAAGTGGATCACTACGAGTGTTATGACGATTTTGACTGGGATGTACAGTGGGAAACTGCTGGGGACTGCTTTGCCCGCTATTTGGTACGAATTCGGGAAATGCGCGAGTCAGTGAAAATTATTCGCCAAGCCCTGAAAGGAATGCCCGGTGGTGCCTACGAAAACCTCGAAGCCAAGCGGATGTTAGAAGGGAAAAAATCCGAATGGAACGACTTCGATTACCAATACATCGCGAAAAAAGTTGCGCCGACGTTCAAAATCCCCGATGGCGAACATTATGTCCGTCTCGAAAGTGGCAAAGGCGAAGTGGGAATTTTCATTCAGGGCAATAACAATGTGTTCCCCTGGCGCTGGAAAATCCGTTCGGCAGACTTCAATAACCTCCAAATTTTGCCCCACCTGCTGAAAGGCGTGAAGGTGGCGGACATTATGGCGATTCTCGGTAGCATTGACGTGATTATGGGTTCCGTTGACCGTTAA